The genomic segment AACTTCTCCAAAGCCTCCTTGTCGACACTCTGACGACCAGGCACAAAGAGCTCATTCCAGAACAGAGCCTGCAACGTGAAGAAGTTGATGCCACTATTACGCAGGAAGTCCACATAGTTATAGGGTGCCTTCAGGAACTGCTTGTTGATACGGTCGATGATCAGCACATAGTCCTTGGTAAACTCAATACGTCCTGCTTCCACGAAGCCAAAGGCCATCAACTGCAACTGAATCACGTCGTCACGCTTCATCTTCAAGTTGCCTGTCAACGACACCTGCTGTGGTCCATACTCAATTGAGAACTTCAGTTTCGACGTCACGAACTGTGGCTTCGAGGTGTTATCGTTCACCTTCTCCAAGAAAGCAGTCTGTTGCTGTGTCTCTGCAGAAACAACAGTCTCTGGCGTGTCTTTAACAGCTTTTTTATGAACGTGGCAAGATGCCATAAACAATGGAAGTGCCAATACGGCAACCTTTAAGATAGACGAGATTTTCATTGCTTAATATATTTTTTTCGTTTAATCTTCTTCATGAGTAGCTTATTACCAGGATCCAATCCCAAAGCCTGCTGCCACAGATTGACAGCCCCCTCAGGATCACCTGCCATCATATAGATATCGCCAGCATGCTCAATGACCACAGAGCCAGGCGTAGAGTCGTTCTGTAAGGCCTGATCGATATAGACGCGAGCCTCAGCATAGCGTTTCTGCATAAACAGAATCCATGCATAGGTGTCCAGATAAGTGGCGTTTCTTGGTTCTGCCTTGATGGTCTTGAAACTCATCTCCTCGGCCCTTTCCAGGTTGTCGCCCTTCAGACTGAGATAATAAGCGTAGTTATTCAAGCAGCCAATATTATCGGGCTTCCACTGCAAGCACGAGTCATAGGCAGCATAAGCCTCCTGCTCGCGATCCTTCTGGAAAAGCAGATCGCCCAACACGGCATAGAAATCGGATACGATCTCTGGCGAGCTCTCATCATTGATCACACTGATACCATTCTTGAAGGCATCCAAGGCATGATCCTTGTCGTCAATACGATAATAGGCCATGCCCTGATAGTAATAAAAAGCCATCTCCTCAGGGTTATACTGACGAGCAGCCTGACACAATCTGATGATACTGGCATTATCCTCATCCTCCCAAGCATACTGCACCAACTGCAGGCGCGCAGGTGCATAGTCGGGAGCCATCTTCAGCACCAGTTTCAATGCAGAGGCAATGCTATCTTTAGGCATCTTCTTCAGGTCCATATAAGCCGCCTTCAGCATGGCCATATCAACATCAGGCTCTGGCTGTGCCAGCAGTTTTCCGAAGACGTTCAGGATTTCAGTACTATCGCCACCCTCACGTTCATTCTCGCCTATAAGCTGGCGCATCATGTTGACACGCTCCTCTGTGGCAGTATGTTTATTCAGCAGAATGCAGTAGGTCAGAGAGTCGACAGCCATATCATCCCCCATATGGATATAATACGAACGGAGCGACAGTTGTGCCTTCGCATTATCAGGCTCCTCGACCAAGATCTTCTTCAGCACATCGTAAGCCTCGTCCAACTCGTCATTTCCCATCAGTGTGTTGGCATAAAGCGTACGATAGTCCATATCGTAAGGATGTTCTTCAGACAAAGACTTCACAGCCTCTACAGCACTCTGATGGTCGCCCATCTGCACGTAAAGAGCACTCTTAGCCAGCGAGATACGCTCATTTTTGCCATCAATCGTCTCAATCCTGTCGAGTACGCCAACAGCCTTCTTATAGTCTTTCTCCTGGATATACAGTCGATAGATGGTCTCGAGCAGTTCTTCACGACTCTTGTCCTGCTCGTACATCTTCTCGAACACAGGAATAGCCTCTGCATACTGGCCTTTGCCGATATAGGAACGACCCAACGTCTCCATGTAGGTCATGTTATTCGGACTCAACTCTGTGGCTCTCTTAAAGAGTTCCAGAGCCTTATCCGTGTTCTTCATCTCTGAATAATACTGAGCCAGGAAGAAGCAAGACTCCGACGCATCAGGTTTCAGTTCCAGACAACGCGTCAGCAAATCGAACGAAGCGTCGTGCTTTCCACGCTGTCTCTGCAGCATGGCCTCATTGAAAAGGATGTTGTATCTGCGCTGCACATCCTCTGGTTCCTGAACAGCCGTCTGAGCGTTGACAGTCAAGCCAACAAACCAGAGCAGCACGATATAGAACCTTTTTCTCATCATTTCACACCTGTATGACCGTAGCCACCTTCGCCACGTTCCGTTTCGTCAAGTACTTCCACCTCAACGAACTCAGCCTGTTCATGGCGTGCAATAACCATCTGAGCAATGCGTTCGCCATCATTAACAACAAAATCTTCCTGCGACAGATTAATCAACAGTACACCCACCTCCCCACGATAGTCTGCATCAACAGTTCCTGGCGAGTTCAACACGGTGATACCCTTCTTCAGGGCCAGGCCACTGCGTGGACGCACCTGTGCCTCATAGCCGGCAGGCAGAGCAATATGCAAGCCTGTGGGAATGAGTCGGCGCTCCAGGGGTTTCAACACGATGGGTTCATCAATATTGGCACGCAAGTCCATGCCAGCACTTTGCACGGTGGCATAAGCAGGCAGGGGTTGGTGTCCTTTGTTAACAACTTGAATTTTCATCTTAATAGTGTAATATTAAGGTGCAAAATTAGCGATTTATCTTGAAAACACCATAAAAAATATGCTAAAATGTGTTGTTCAAAGAAAATTCGCAGAATGACAAATAGTCATCACTGTAGATAGCCCTGCGATTGTAGCTCTCGAGCCATCACACACAACTCCTCATACCAGGCCTCACCAAAGCGGCGAACAAGCGGTCCCTTGAGGAATTTATAAAGAGGCAGATGGAGCTGACGACCTTTCTCACGGCCGCAACGACAGATATCCCATTGATGATAGTTAAGGGCAATGGTACCATCAGAGAACACCTTTTCGCGAATGGGGTAAAGGGCGCAACTGATGGGCTTCACAAACTGTGTCTTACCAACACGGCAAGCTTTTTCCAGCGCACAAAGACAGCAGTTCTTAACAACAACAGGCGCAGCCTGATCTGCATCCTCTGACAGTTCCAGATCATCGTAACATGTAAAGACACAATCCTTACCTCCTACGATGCTCGTCACCAAATCACCTTCCTCGTCGGTATAGGCCACTCCCTGACGATCAATAACCGCCTGCGCAGAGGCACTCAGGTCATGCCACACAGCATCGACACTGTTCTCTATCTCCATGACCTCGTCGAGGGTAACAGGTGCGCCTGCATCGCCTTCCACGCAGCAGATGCCATGACACGCCTCCAAATCACAACAGAACTCTTCTGTGAGGATGTCTGACGATATTAACACATCTGCCACTTGCAATATGGGAGGAAGCTTACTCATACAATTCTGACTCTACCAACGAATTGGCTCAATCTTATTCTGTTTCAGATATTCATTACAACAAGAGAACTGATGCTGGCCAAACCAGCCACCACGATTAGCCGACAGGGGCGAAGGGTGTACAGACTCGAGCACCAGATTCTTCTGTTTATCAATCATATAGGCCTTAGAACGGGCAAAACCGCCCCAAAGCATATACACTAAATGCTCACGCTCTGTGGCCAGAGCCTTGATGGCTGCATCCGTGAAGTTCTGCCATCCCAACGAGGCATGACTGTTAGCCTGATGAGCTCGAACGGTGAGCGTAGCGTTGAGCAGCAACACGCCCTGCTCGGCCCAACGTGACAGGTCACCACTATCGGGCATCGGTGTGCCCAGGTCGTCGTGAATCTCCTTGAAGATATTCTGCAGCGAGGGTGGGAACTGCACCCCATCCTGCACAGAGAAACTCAGTCCATGAGCCTGTCCTGGCTCATGATAAGGATCCTGACCGATAATAACCACCTTCACTTGGTCAAACGGACAAAGGTTGAAGGCATTAAAGATCAGCTTCCCAGGAGGGTAACACGTGCCTGCCATATATTCCTGTCTCACCTTCTCTGTGAGTCCAGCAAAATACGGTTTTTCAAACTCCTCCTGCAGATGCCGTTTCCAAGAATCCTCTATCTGTACGTTCATAGCAGTCTATAGATTTCGTCAATCATCACCTGGGGAAGAGCAAAGCGAGGGTCATCGCTATGCGCATTGATAGCTTCTAGGAAATGCGGAAGCTCTTCTTTATATACCAGCCTCATCCTACTATTCAGTCCGTTCTCCTTGGAGCATGAATAGGTGATGTTGGCCAAACGGTCGGCCAGTTTCAGGAACGGTGCATAAGGCGTCTCACGGATGCCAGCATAATAGCGGTCGTTAGCGCGCTCAGCACGCGTACGTCCCTTCTCATTGGTCAGGGCATACACCATCTCGGCAGCCATATATGCCTGCTCGTCGTTCATAAAGTGAGCTGCTCCCTTCTTCACGTCGTTATACGACATACGCGCATCCTCAATACTATCGTGATAGAATGCGCCAAAGAACAGAGGCAGGACATCAGCCTCGTGCTGGCAGACCAGGTATCCATATTTGAACACCGAGTCTGCCACCATGTCGAGGTGATAGCTATAAGGATGATTCATGTCATAACGCTGGTTCACACTGTCGTGCAGCATATGAGCATGATCCTTAATCTCATCAATCTCGTATCGACACTTGTCAATACAAGTCTGAAACTGCTGTTGTGTCATTAGTCACAAATCAAGTTCTCGCCAGTCATATCCTGAGGCTGCTCCAGACCCATGATATGCAGGATTGAAGGAGCCACGTCGGCCAGACGACCGTCTTTCACTGTAGCCGAATTGTTGTTGGTTACATAGATGAAAGGAACGGGATTCAGAGAGTGAGCGGTATTTGGAGTACCATCGGCGTTGATAGCGTTATCGGCATTACCGTGGTCGGCAATGATGATAGCCTCGTAATCGTTAGCCTTAGCAGCCTCGATGACATCCTTCACGCAATTGTCAACAGCCCAAACAGCCTTGGCAATAGCGTTGTAGATACCAGTATGACCCACCATATCGCCGTTAGCGAAGTTCACAACGATGAAGTCGTACTTAGCCTCGTTGATGGCTGCCACCAGTTTATCCTTTACCTCGAAGGCGCTCATCTCAGGCTTCAGGTCGTAGGTAGCAACCTTTGGTGAAGGAACTAAGATACGGTCCTCGCCCTCATATGGCTGCTCGCGACCACCGTTGAAGAAGAAGGTTACGTGAGCATACTTCTCTGTCTCGGCAGTGTGCAGTTGCTTTTTGCCCTGCTTGCTCAGGTACTCGCCCAGCGTATTCTCAACGTTCTCCTTGGGGAAGAGGATGTTCACGCCCTTGAAGTTAGCGTCGTAAGGTGTCATACAGTAGTACTGCAATCCAGGGATGGTCTTCATGCCCTGCTCTGGCATATCCTCCTGAGTCAGAACGATGGTCATCTCCTTGGCACGGTCGTTACGGAAGTTGATGAAGATAACCACATCGCCCTCTTCTACGCAACCGTTAACAGCAGCATTGTGGATAGGCTTGATGAACTCGTCTGTAACGCCATCAGCATAGCTCTCTTCTACAGCCTTCACCATATCAGTAGCCTGCTTACCAGTGCCCTTTACAACCAGGTCGTAACCCTCCTTCACACGCTCCCAGCGCTTATCGCGGTCCATAGCATAGAAACGACCAATGATAGATGCGATAGCAGCATCGTTATCAGCACAAACCTTGCTGATCTGCTCGATAAAGCCCTTACCGCTCTTGGGGTCAGTGTCACGACCGTCCATGAAGCAGTGAACGAAAGTCTGGTTCTTCAAGCCATAGGCTTTACCAATCTCGATGAGCTTGAACAGGTGGTCGAGTGATGAGTGCACACCACCGTCAGAGGTCAGACCCATCAGGTGCAGCTTCTTGTTGTTCTCCTTGGCATAGGTGTAAGCAGCCTTAACCTGAGGATTCTCCATGATAGAGCCGTCCTTGCAGGCACGGTTGATTTTCACGAGATCCTGATAAACGATGCGACCAGCACCAATATTCAGGTGACCCACCTCAGAGTTACCCATCTGTCCATCGGGCAGACCAACATCCTCACCAGATGCCTGTAGCTGAGAGTGAGCTGAAGTAGCTGTTAACAAATCGAGGTAAGGAGTAGGTGTATTGAAGATAACGTCACCCTTACCATGCTTACCGATTCCCCATCCATCGAGAATCATCAATAATGCTTTCTTTGCCATAATATTTCGTATAAAAAATGTGTAACTCTGCTTTTAGGGTGCAAAGTTACACATTTTTAAGGAGTTAACAGGACTTTGTCGAGTTAAAGGGAGTTAAAACACACTTACTTCATATCGAAGCCCATGCGCAGACCATCATAGCTCTTTGAAAGCTCGCCAACGGTCTGTAGAGTCTGATTACCACTCAAGGCAGACATCGTCTGAAGAAGTGTCAGGAGTTTCTTCGACTCGAACAGCAGACCGATACCATCAGAGTTACGCTTTGCGTAGCAGTTGACATTGAGCAACAGTCCCTGCATCGTAATCTTGCTGTTGGCAGCATCAAAGGTATACTTACCACTCCAGCTCTTACCAGCAATCTTCGCAGTGAAAGTACCATCCTCCTTGAAAGTCACCTGAGTGTTATTGGCATTAATTCCTACCTTCTGATAGGTTGGCTGCAACTTCGTTTTAATCTCAGAAGCCACCACTTCACCACCTGCCTGAGCAAGGAGTTTCTCGCTGGTAAAAGCACAACCAGGACGTGTGTAGCTCCAAGTGCCAATCAGCGACTTCTGCGTCACCGCTGTATTAGCTCCCAACACACTCGCCAGGATATTACCTACGACAGCGCCAGTGTTTGTTGCGCTACTACCATTCTGACCACCAGACAGCACGTCTGTCAGCACTGCATTACCAATAGAATCCAAACCACTGTTCGTTCCACATCCGCATACCATCAAGGCTACAGCTACCATTGAGACAAAAATCTTTTTCATTGTTTAATACGTTTAATTAGGTTATTATTGTTTGTTGTTCATTTTTTGAGCCATCATACAGATCTTCTCGCGCAGGAACACGCAGAACTCTTCGTTGTCAACAACTTCGATATCCTCCAACAGTCCCAGCACAAACCTGCCCACGCCCAGATACGAGCACACTGGAATCTCGGCCAGCCAATGATTATCGTCTTCCTGGGTGATATACTGTTCAGAATACGGATATTCCTCACGCAGGACAGCATACGACAATCGGCCTAATCGTAGTTTTACGACGATTGGCTGCTCACCACTGAACATAAACACATCGGTAAACATCTCACGATGATACTGCTCATTGCTCCAAAGCAGGTCCAACACTTGGACGTCACGTACACGTGAGAGTTTAAATGTTTTGTTCATTTTCGTGGATACTTCATAACATCTCACATCCTGATTGCCATTCAGAAGCATGAAAGGCTCAACGGTACGGTCGGAAGTGGTATTGCTATGCGGCGAAGAATAACCTTTGAGTACAACCACACGTTTCATCTTTATGGCCTCATTGATAGTCTTAAAGTTGCGTGCCACCTGCTCACGCATCTCCACCTTCTCTGCGATATCGAGATCATAAATCTTGTTCAACTTATGCAGCAACTGTTGTACATGAGGAATGTCATCGCCCGCCTTTTCCAAAATCTGATGCATCAGCAACGCCTCGTCCTCAGAAAATTGTACTGCCGCATTAAGCTTTCTGAGCCATGGCGAATCCTTACGAATACGATAATAAGGTTTTGTGTTCTCAACCTTAAAACCTATATCACGGAAGAATTCCAGGTAATAATACAGGTTGCGACGCGAGATACCAATACGATCGCATATCTCGGGCACAGTATAGTTGTGATTCTCTATCAAGAGAAGCAGCAACTTTAATTCTCTTTCTAGCTTATCATGTCTCATACAACATATAAAACGTTGAAAACTTGAACTTATTGTGCACCTGTGAGACAAATTCTAAACGATTTGATACTAAATAGGCCAGATGATACATTTTTTTTCGTTGGATGAAAACATTCTGATACAAAGAATAATGGCAATTATATTTTTTTTCTATAACTTTGCAGCGGAAATTACGGAAGTAACCGTTTTAATGGACAACCGAGAAATTATAGAAACCTACTATCGCCTTCATCAAGCAGAACTTCTAACCTTTGTATGTTCCCGACTTGACAACCGCGACTTGGCAGAAGACATCGTTCAGGATGTTTTCCTGAGACTGCTTTGCACCCCCCAACCTATCATGGAGTGCACCTTATCAGCCCTCACTCTCACGATTGCTCGCCATCTCATCAACGACTACTACCGTCGTCGCAACTATCGAATCACGTTCACACAGCAGTTGTCCACCAACCCAGCCACCAGCGAGAAAGAGGCTGAGTCTGTTCTTTCCATTCGTGAGGTGACAGAATTCTTAGAACGCGGACTAGCACGTATTGCTGAGCCCTGCCGCGACATCTATCGTCTGCATATCTATGAAGGCATGAAGGTGAGCGACATTGCCCACCATCTGAACAGCGACTATAAATCTACGGAATATCGCTTAGGTATTGCCCGCAAAGAGGTGAGAAAATACCTCAAGCGCATCTCATAAAAAAATGGATTCGTTTTTCATCCACGAATCCATCATTATTCACCAAAATCTATTGATAGTTGGCCATCACCCAACAAGTTATACGACATTCTGTGGTATGGAGAAGTGCCATACTGCCGAATAGCCTCGCGGTGTTTCTTGGTGGGATAGCCTTTATTTGAAGCCCAATCATAATAGGGGTATTTCTCTGCCAACTCGTTCATATAGTCATCACGATAGGTCTTAGCCAATATCGAGGCGGCTGCAATACTCAGATATTTGCCATCGCCTTTTACAATAGTGGTATGAGGCAAATCCTGATACTTCTTAAAGCGGTTACCATCTACAATAACGGCCTGCGGACGAACCTGGAGTTGATCCAAGGCACGATGCATAGCCAGTATCGAGGCGTTCAGGATATTAATCTTATCTATCTCCTCTGGCGTCACAACACCCACAGCCCATGCCACAGCATCACGCTGAATAATCTCACGCAGCAGGTAACGTTTCTTCTCTGTCAACTGTTTCGAGTCGTTCAGCAGTTCGTTTTCGTAGCCATCAGGCAGTATCACAGCAGCAGCATACACACTGCCAGCCAGACATCCACGACCAGCCTCATCACAACCAGCCTCAACAAGTCCCTCGTAATAATGATTCAACAGCATCGCTTAAAACATCTTAGCCACACGAAGAATTCCTGCAACAAGGATATCTATCTCTTCCTTGGTGTTATACATTGCAAATGATGCGCGAACAGTACCTGCGATACCGAGGCGATCCATCAGAGGCTGGGCACAGTGATGTCCAGTACGAACAGCGATGCCGAGACGATCAAGGAGCGTGCCTAGATCCAGGTGATGAATATCACCAACCAGGAATGATACGACAGCATCCTTCTTGGGGGCCTCGCCGAAGAAACGGATATTAGGAATGGAACGCATCTGTTCCATACAATAGCGGGTCAGTTCCTGCTCGTGGGCCTCAATATTATCAAGACCAACAGACTCCATATACTTGATGGCCGTTGCCAAACCGTGGGTTGCCACATAGTCGGGAGTACCAGCCTCAAACTTAAACGGCAGACGCTCAAAAGTGGTTTTCTCCCACGTCACCTTATCAATCATCTCGCCACCACCCTGATAGGGAGGCAGTTTCTCTAACCACACTTCTTTTCCATAGAGCACGCCGATGCCTGTAGGACCGTACATCTTGTGGCCACTGAAAGCCAGGAAGTCGCAGTCCATATCCTGGACATCAATCTTCATATGAGGCGCACTCTGAGCAGCATCTACCAAGACGGGAATGCCACGTTCGTGGGCCAAGCGAATGATATCCTTCACAGGATTGATAGTGCCCAGCACATTACTCACATGGGCGACACTCACCAGCTTTGTCTTCTCCGTCAGATAGGTCTCTATATCATCGAGGCACAGCAGCCCCTCGTCTGTTATCGGAAGATGTTTCACCACAATACCCCGGCGCTGGGCCTGCAATTGCCATGAAACGATGTTTGAGTGATGTTCCATCTCTGTCACTAACACTTCATCACCAGCCTTCATCTGACTCTCACAGAACGATGAGGCGACCAGGTTAATAGCCTCAGTCGTACCACGGGTAAAGACAATCTCCTCCGTCTTCTTGGCGTTGATAAAGGCGCGCACTTTCTCGCGAGCTGCCTCATGCAGGTCGGTGGCCTGCTGACTAAGGTAATGAACACCACGGTGTACGTTGGCATTCACATTCAGATACTCTTCGCGCATGGCATCAAGCACGCACAAAGGTTTCTGCGTGGTGGCAGCATTGTCCAGATAGACCAATGGCTTACCATATACCTCCCGCTGCAAAATAGGGAAGTCTTCTCGTATTTTATTGACGTCTAACATGTTTTCTCTTAAATTGTGTGCAAAGTTAAAAAATAAATCTCAATTTTCAATTGTCATTTCATAAATATTTTCTATCTTTGCACCCAGACTAAACACTTAAAACATAATAGCGTATGAAACAATTAGTACTTGCAATGATGATGGCAACGGCTATTAGCACATCGGCCTTTGCACAAAACAAAGTGAAGAATGTTTATGCCAGTTCTTCTAAACTGGATGTGGAGATGCTACAGAGTGAGCAGCCAATCCAGTTGAACCGCTATTTCTTTGCTGGCTACAACACACTGTGCCTGCCCATGTCGGTTAGCGCAGAGCAGTTGGGCGACATCAAGGTGGAGCGTTTCCAAGGCATTGAACAGGAAGGCAATATCCTGAACCTCTATTTCGTAGAGTGCACCAACGAAGGTATCCAAGCAGGCGTTCCCTATCTGGTATATTCTCCAAAGAGTCAGTATTTTCGTGTTAAGAACAGCGATGCCATGACCATTGGCAATGAGTTGAAGGTAATCCGCATGAGCGACAAGAATGGCAACACGGTGACCTTTGGCAGCGGATGGGAGACCATCGAGAAGGTGGGTCGCTATGGTATTCCCGCCCAACAGGATGTTACGCCTCTTGAGGCTGTCCTAGTAAGAACAAATGCCGACAAGAAGTTCCTGCCCACCCGCTGTGGCTTCACTTGGAATCAGCAAAACGCCTCAGCCAAGGAGTTGCGCATTGTACACCTCTCACAGGGCGAGCTTACAAAGATTAACAACACGAACATTCAGAACGCCACAGACAACACCTACGACCTCAATGGCCGCAAGGTGAACAAGAGTGCTAAAGGACTCCACATTCAAGACGGTAAGAAAGTTACGGTTAAGTAATATAGAAAAAGCCTGCAAGTCATATAGATTTGCAGGCTTTCTTATATGTTTTAGTGACACAACTTACATCCAGAGCATTTATTAAGCTCCCCACGGAAGCGCTTCTCGACCAGATAATGCAAGCGGTCTCGCAGCGGTTCCAGTTGTATCTTATCAATCACCTCGTTGATAAAGGCGTTCTGCAGCAACAACTTTGCCTCCCGTAGAGAAATACCACGCTGGCGCATATAGAAAAGCGCAGCATCGTTCAGTTGTCCAACCGTAGAACCATGGGCACACTTCACATCGTCGGCATAAATCTCGAGCATGGGCTGGGTGTACATACGTGCCTCTTTGGTGGCAGTCAGGTTCTGATTGGTCATCTGCGAGGTGGTTTTCTGAGCGCCATGCTCCACCAGCACACGACCAGCAAAAGCACCTACAGCCTTTTCATCGAGCACATATTTATAGAGCTCTTGCGAGTTGCAGTGAGGCACCTTGTGAACTATCAGCGTATTGTTATCCACATGCTGCTGCTTATCGGCAATCACACAACCATAGCACTGGCACTCGGCACCCTCACCACTGAAGGTAAGGTCGAGCTTGTTACGGGTAATACCGTTATGTAACGTGATCACATTGTGCTTTACACGACTATTAGCCTGCTGATCAATATATACGTTACTGACACGCACATTCTTATGATGGGTCTCCTCCATGCAATAGAGGTCTAACGATGCATTCTCGCCTACGAAAGCCTCGATAACCTGTGTTGCCAGAAAGTTGCAATCGTCGGCAGAGTGATCACAAAACAGCATCTTTATCTCGGCGCTCTCCTCCAGAACAATCAGTACACGACGGTTCACCATCAAATCGGACACCACATGCTGGGCATTCTTTGGTGTTGCCTTCAGGATGTTAATAACCTGAATGGCACGGTCCACCTTCACATTCTTGGGCACGTAAACCAACAAGCCGTCCTGCGCCAGCATCGTATTGAGTGCCGTAACAGCATCCTCACTGGTTTTAGCCAGCTTCGTGTAGTACTTACTCACCAGCTCAGGGTAATCGCGCATGGAGCCGATAACAACGCCCTCAGGAAGATGATGGTTGGCTTGAGGCTTTCTCTCACCTTTCACCTCTACGCCATCACCTCTATAGAACATGTCGTTAACCACAAAATAGAGGCTTGTGCTCAGATTGGGCACATCGCAATGGAAAGCCTCATAGGGATCGACAGGAATCTGCAGGCGATTCAGGTTTACACCATAGTCGGGCTCAAACAACTTCTGCATATCGGTGTACTTATATCGCTCCACCTTTTTTGAAGGGAAACCCTGGTTACGGAAGTCGTCAAAAGCCTGGTCGCGCACCACGTTCATCGACTCTGGGGCATGCGAGATAATCATCTCACGTGCCTGCTGATAGAGGTCAATATATTGTTGTTCGCTATTCATTATTCCTCGCCTATTTCTTCCTTAATCCAATCGTAGCCATGCTCCTGAATCTGCACAGCCAACTCTGGTCCACCAGTCTTCACAATACGTCCCTTGTAGAGCACATGCACAAACTGAGGTTTGATCATCTCCAGCAGACGGTCGTAGTGGGTAATGACGATGCACGAGGTTTCAGGTGTCTGCAGTTTGTTCACACCCTCGGCCACAATGCGCATAGCGTCAACATCAAGACCTGAGTCGGTCTCATCGAGGATACTGAGCTTAGGCTCCAGCATAGCCATCTGGAAAATCTCATTGCGTTTCTTCTCACCACCACTGAACCCTTCGTTCACCGAGCGGTTTGCCAACTTTGAGTCGAGTTCAACAAT from the Prevotella sp. E15-22 genome contains:
- a CDS encoding DUF4292 domain-containing protein, whose translation is MKISSILKVAVLALPLFMASCHVHKKAVKDTPETVVSAETQQQTAFLEKVNDNTSKPQFVTSKLKFSIEYGPQQVSLTGNLKMKRDDVIQLQLMAFGFVEAGRIEFTKDYVLIIDRINKQFLKAPYNYVDFLRNSGINFFTLQALFWNELFVPGRQSVDKEALEKFSTNMDAEDVVITLDEGKMNYSWLANNKSGRIKMANIAYRDQLKGNTQLNWDYKEFTRMGSIAFPSNMGISLTTPESEIKLGIRLNYLKNESDWATRTKVSDKYREVTVDQILRRFMAL
- a CDS encoding tetratricopeptide repeat protein yields the protein MRKRFYIVLLWFVGLTVNAQTAVQEPEDVQRRYNILFNEAMLQRQRGKHDASFDLLTRCLELKPDASESCFFLAQYYSEMKNTDKALELFKRATELSPNNMTYMETLGRSYIGKGQYAEAIPVFEKMYEQDKSREELLETIYRLYIQEKDYKKAVGVLDRIETIDGKNERISLAKSALYVQMGDHQSAVEAVKSLSEEHPYDMDYRTLYANTLMGNDELDEAYDVLKKILVEEPDNAKAQLSLRSYYIHMGDDMAVDSLTYCILLNKHTATEERVNMMRQLIGENEREGGDSTEILNVFGKLLAQPEPDVDMAMLKAAYMDLKKMPKDSIASALKLVLKMAPDYAPARLQLVQYAWEDEDNASIIRLCQAARQYNPEEMAFYYYQGMAYYRIDDKDHALDAFKNGISVINDESSPEIVSDFYAVLGDLLFQKDREQEAYAAYDSCLQWKPDNIGCLNNYAYYLSLKGDNLERAEEMSFKTIKAEPRNATYLDTYAWILFMQKRYAEARVYIDQALQNDSTPGSVVIEHAGDIYMMAGDPEGAVNLWQQALGLDPGNKLLMKKIKRKKYIKQ
- the dut gene encoding dUTP diphosphatase; translated protein: MKIQVVNKGHQPLPAYATVQSAGMDLRANIDEPIVLKPLERRLIPTGLHIALPAGYEAQVRPRSGLALKKGITVLNSPGTVDADYRGEVGVLLINLSQEDFVVNDGERIAQMVIARHEQAEFVEVEVLDETERGEGGYGHTGVK
- a CDS encoding DUF3109 family protein, with the protein product MSKLPPILQVADVLISSDILTEEFCCDLEACHGICCVEGDAGAPVTLDEVMEIENSVDAVWHDLSASAQAVIDRQGVAYTDEEGDLVTSIVGGKDCVFTCYDDLELSEDADQAAPVVVKNCCLCALEKACRVGKTQFVKPISCALYPIREKVFSDGTIALNYHQWDICRCGREKGRQLHLPLYKFLKGPLVRRFGEAWYEELCVMARELQSQGYLQ
- the ung gene encoding uracil-DNA glycosylase; its protein translation is MNVQIEDSWKRHLQEEFEKPYFAGLTEKVRQEYMAGTCYPPGKLIFNAFNLCPFDQVKVVIIGQDPYHEPGQAHGLSFSVQDGVQFPPSLQNIFKEIHDDLGTPMPDSGDLSRWAEQGVLLLNATLTVRAHQANSHASLGWQNFTDAAIKALATEREHLVYMLWGGFARSKAYMIDKQKNLVLESVHPSPLSANRGGWFGQHQFSCCNEYLKQNKIEPIRW
- the gpmI gene encoding 2,3-bisphosphoglycerate-independent phosphoglycerate mutase; this encodes MAKKALLMILDGWGIGKHGKGDVIFNTPTPYLDLLTATSAHSQLQASGEDVGLPDGQMGNSEVGHLNIGAGRIVYQDLVKINRACKDGSIMENPQVKAAYTYAKENNKKLHLMGLTSDGGVHSSLDHLFKLIEIGKAYGLKNQTFVHCFMDGRDTDPKSGKGFIEQISKVCADNDAAIASIIGRFYAMDRDKRWERVKEGYDLVVKGTGKQATDMVKAVEESYADGVTDEFIKPIHNAAVNGCVEEGDVVIFINFRNDRAKEMTIVLTQEDMPEQGMKTIPGLQYYCMTPYDANFKGVNILFPKENVENTLGEYLSKQGKKQLHTAETEKYAHVTFFFNGGREQPYEGEDRILVPSPKVATYDLKPEMSAFEVKDKLVAAINEAKYDFIVVNFANGDMVGHTGIYNAIAKAVWAVDNCVKDVIEAAKANDYEAIIIADHGNADNAINADGTPNTAHSLNPVPFIYVTNNNSATVKDGRLADVAPSILHIMGLEQPQDMTGENLICD
- a CDS encoding DUF4923 family protein, whose amino-acid sequence is MKKIFVSMVAVALMVCGCGTNSGLDSIGNAVLTDVLSGGQNGSSATNTGAVVGNILASVLGANTAVTQKSLIGTWSYTRPGCAFTSEKLLAQAGGEVVASEIKTKLQPTYQKVGINANNTQVTFKEDGTFTAKIAGKSWSGKYTFDAANSKITMQGLLLNVNCYAKRNSDGIGLLFESKKLLTLLQTMSALSGNQTLQTVGELSKSYDGLRMGFDMK
- a CDS encoding YafY family protein: MRHDKLERELKLLLLLIENHNYTVPEICDRIGISRRNLYYYLEFFRDIGFKVENTKPYYRIRKDSPWLRKLNAAVQFSEDEALLMHQILEKAGDDIPHVQQLLHKLNKIYDLDIAEKVEMREQVARNFKTINEAIKMKRVVVLKGYSSPHSNTTSDRTVEPFMLLNGNQDVRCYEVSTKMNKTFKLSRVRDVQVLDLLWSNEQYHREMFTDVFMFSGEQPIVVKLRLGRLSYAVLREEYPYSEQYITQEDDNHWLAEIPVCSYLGVGRFVLGLLEDIEVVDNEEFCVFLREKICMMAQKMNNKQ